A DNA window from Pyramidobacter piscolens W5455 contains the following coding sequences:
- a CDS encoding TolC family protein, protein MRKKIDALALGGCLLLLGIPAMAGEKLTLAQCVEKALASHPNLTAAAGTVESRRAAASLSAAGARLKANATGSYARSGATKGANSGGSDGDWNTGVSLSQTVYDWGKTNASVKSAKLNEKAAQETLQRTRESVIADVRDAYYSLNKAVRDTAVQNEQVKNYQQRLDWAKSYYSAGTKAKIEVTKAETDLANARLSLIKAESAAEQYKAQLASAMGTPELEIDGVADELDYEQWDIALSDALKRAAANRADLTAQDLLVDKAKTDVTSAKLTNAPDLTASAGYSFGGSGFYDDDQWSAKLSLSIPIGDGGETKARVAGAKADLKVAQANRDKLAQDVVLDVRQAWQSLQESAASITAARAAERQARENLDLALGRYRAGVGDSLEISDAVDAYAQSQTTLITSLYDHKEARLSLEKAMGEVSGS, encoded by the coding sequence ATGAGGAAAAAAATCGACGCCCTGGCTTTGGGCGGCTGCCTGCTTCTGCTCGGCATCCCCGCCATGGCCGGCGAAAAGCTGACGCTGGCGCAGTGCGTCGAAAAGGCGCTGGCTTCCCATCCCAACCTGACGGCCGCCGCGGGAACGGTCGAATCGCGCCGCGCCGCCGCCTCGCTCTCCGCCGCCGGCGCCCGGCTGAAAGCCAATGCGACGGGATCCTACGCGCGCAGCGGCGCCACCAAAGGCGCGAACAGCGGCGGCAGCGACGGCGACTGGAACACCGGCGTCTCGCTCTCGCAGACGGTGTACGACTGGGGCAAGACGAACGCTTCCGTGAAAAGCGCCAAGCTCAACGAAAAAGCCGCGCAGGAAACGCTGCAGCGCACCCGCGAGAGCGTGATCGCCGACGTGCGCGACGCCTATTACAGCCTGAACAAGGCCGTGCGCGACACGGCAGTGCAAAACGAACAGGTGAAAAATTACCAGCAACGCCTCGATTGGGCCAAATCCTACTATTCGGCCGGCACCAAGGCCAAAATCGAAGTCACCAAGGCGGAGACCGACCTGGCCAACGCCCGGCTCTCGCTGATCAAGGCCGAGTCCGCGGCGGAGCAGTACAAGGCCCAGCTCGCCTCGGCGATGGGAACGCCGGAACTGGAGATCGACGGCGTCGCGGACGAATTGGATTACGAACAATGGGACATCGCTCTCAGCGACGCGCTGAAGCGCGCGGCGGCGAACCGCGCCGACCTGACGGCTCAGGACCTGCTGGTGGACAAGGCGAAGACCGACGTGACGTCGGCGAAACTGACGAACGCCCCCGATCTGACGGCCAGCGCCGGCTACAGCTTCGGCGGCTCGGGTTTTTACGACGACGACCAGTGGAGCGCCAAGCTCAGCCTGTCGATTCCGATCGGCGACGGCGGCGAGACGAAAGCGCGCGTGGCCGGCGCCAAAGCCGACCTGAAAGTGGCGCAGGCCAACCGCGACAAACTGGCTCAGGACGTTGTGCTCGACGTGCGCCAGGCCTGGCAGAGCCTTCAGGAAAGCGCCGCTTCCATCACCGCCGCCCGCGCCGCGGAACGGCAGGCCCGCGAAAATCTCGACTTGGCGCTGGGCCGCTACCGGGCCGGCGTGGGCGACAGCCTGGAAATTTCCGACGCCGTCGACGCCTACGCCCAATCGCAGACGACGCTGATCACGAGTCTTTACGATCACAAAGAGGCGCGGCTCAGCCTCGAAAAAGCCATGGGGGAGGTTTCCGGATCATGA
- a CDS encoding efflux RND transporter periplasmic adaptor subunit, giving the protein MKLKRIVTLFAVVALSCGGVYWYSERRADSADVSYRTAVAARGSLRSVIQATGTLSAEETVDVGTQISGTINDIYVDYNDKVSQGQLIAVMDNRTQQAEVDMAKANVLSAKADLAKAQASLLKANRDLKRTRELIKKDLIARSELDADVAAQSTANADVMAAQAKVAQYEATLRKAEISLGYTKIYSPVDGVVVAKNVEKGQTVAASYQTPSIAEIARDLKQMQVEVNVDEADIGSVKVGQDAEFTVDAYADTTFSGKVTQVRISPSTSDNVVSYTVIVKVANDEEKLMPGMTANVSLVVTEKKDVLLVPNAALRFRPVANTAVTMGPPSRRGSVAAVETPGVYVLIDKKPAKVEVEKGISDGDRTEILSGLEEGARVLVGFNLQSEKKTK; this is encoded by the coding sequence ATGAAACTGAAAAGGATCGTTACGCTTTTTGCCGTCGTCGCGCTCAGCTGCGGCGGCGTTTACTGGTACAGCGAGCGGCGCGCCGACAGCGCCGACGTGAGCTACCGCACGGCCGTCGCCGCCCGCGGTTCGCTGCGCAGCGTCATCCAGGCCACCGGCACTCTGAGCGCCGAAGAGACCGTCGACGTGGGCACGCAGATCAGCGGCACCATCAACGACATCTACGTAGACTACAACGACAAGGTTTCGCAGGGACAGCTCATCGCCGTGATGGACAATCGCACTCAGCAGGCCGAAGTCGACATGGCCAAGGCCAACGTCCTCTCCGCCAAGGCGGACCTGGCCAAGGCGCAGGCCTCGCTGCTCAAAGCCAACCGCGACCTGAAGCGTACCCGCGAGCTGATCAAAAAGGACCTGATCGCCCGCAGCGAGCTCGACGCCGACGTGGCCGCGCAGTCGACCGCCAACGCCGACGTGATGGCCGCACAGGCCAAAGTGGCCCAGTACGAGGCCACGCTGCGCAAGGCCGAGATCAGCCTCGGCTACACGAAAATCTATTCGCCCGTCGACGGCGTCGTCGTGGCCAAGAACGTGGAAAAGGGCCAGACCGTGGCCGCCAGCTATCAGACGCCTAGCATCGCCGAGATCGCCCGCGACCTCAAGCAGATGCAGGTCGAGGTCAACGTCGACGAAGCCGATATCGGCAGCGTCAAGGTGGGACAGGACGCCGAATTCACCGTCGACGCCTACGCCGACACGACGTTCTCCGGCAAGGTCACGCAGGTCCGCATCTCGCCCAGCACCAGCGACAACGTCGTCAGCTACACGGTGATCGTCAAGGTCGCCAACGACGAAGAAAAGCTGATGCCCGGCATGACCGCCAACGTCTCGCTGGTCGTCACGGAGAAGAAGGACGTTCTGCTCGTGCCCAACGCGGCGCTGCGCTTCCGCCCCGTCGCCAACACCGCGGTGACCATGGGGCCGCCCTCGCGCCGCGGAAGCGTGGCCGCGGTGGAGACGCCCGGCGTGTACGTGCTGATCGACAAAAAGCCCGCCAAGGTCGAAGTGGAGAAGGGCATCAGCGACGGCGACCGCACCGAGATCCTCTCCGGCCTCGAAGAAGGCGCGAGGGTGCTGGTCGGCTTTAACCTGCAATCGGAAAAGAAGACGAAATAA
- a CDS encoding ABC transporter ATP-binding protein, with protein MSLVELRNVKKSFRLGGEQVEILHGIDLVVEKGEFVAMMGPSGSGKSTTMNILGCLDKPTSGQYFLDGRDVSELNRDELAAIRNSTIGFVFQGFNLLQRTSAVENVELPMLYAGVHAKERRERAKEALVRMGLGERLYHEPSQLSGGQQQRVAIARGIVNHAPILMADEPTGNLDSKTSDEIMRLFQQLNREEGITIILVTHEPDVAAFAGRELLFRDGVILEDRPNEHRRT; from the coding sequence ATGTCGCTCGTCGAGCTGAGAAACGTCAAAAAAAGCTTCCGCCTCGGCGGCGAGCAGGTGGAAATCCTTCACGGCATCGACCTCGTCGTGGAAAAGGGGGAGTTCGTGGCCATGATGGGGCCGTCGGGATCGGGCAAGTCGACGACCATGAACATCCTCGGCTGTCTCGACAAGCCCACGTCCGGCCAATATTTCCTCGACGGCCGCGACGTCTCGGAACTGAACCGCGACGAGCTCGCGGCGATCCGCAACAGCACCATCGGTTTCGTGTTCCAGGGCTTCAACCTGCTGCAGCGCACCAGCGCCGTCGAAAACGTCGAGCTGCCGATGCTCTACGCCGGCGTCCATGCCAAGGAGCGCCGCGAGCGCGCCAAGGAAGCCCTGGTGCGCATGGGACTGGGCGAGCGCCTTTACCACGAGCCGAGCCAGCTTTCCGGCGGTCAGCAGCAGCGCGTCGCCATTGCCCGCGGCATCGTCAATCACGCGCCGATCCTGATGGCCGACGAGCCCACGGGCAACCTCGATTCAAAGACCAGCGACGAGATCATGCGCCTGTTCCAGCAGCTCAACCGCGAGGAAGGCATCACGATCATCCTCGTTACCCACGAACCCGACGTGGCGGCCTTCGCCGGGCGCGAACTGCTGTTCCGCGACGGCGTGATCCTCGAAGACCGCCCCAACGAACATCGGCGCACTTAA